One part of the Alistipes onderdonkii genome encodes these proteins:
- the glsA gene encoding glutaminase A codes for MIQKIDNATVREAVQQAYERCKNETGGKNADYIPYLANVPSTLFGIAACLPDGEVIAVGDTDYKFGIESVSKVPTAILAMNQYSAQEVLTKIGADATGLPFNSIMAILLENDHPSTPLVNAGAISACSMVQPVGDSDGKWKAITGFIEGLAGSQVEVIDELYKSETATNFNNKSIAWLLKNYNRIYDDPDMALDIYTRQCSIGVTAKQLATMAATIANGGKNPVTKQQVFKPELSPKIASMMATVGFYEHTGDWLFTTGLPAKTGVGGGIMGVVPGVMGVAAFAPPLDEAGNSVKAQKALAYIAGHLNLNIFGTTRCVMAEKEAAQA; via the coding sequence ATGATCCAGAAAATCGACAACGCAACGGTTCGCGAGGCCGTACAGCAGGCCTACGAGCGCTGCAAGAACGAAACGGGCGGCAAGAACGCCGACTATATCCCCTACCTGGCCAACGTACCGTCGACCCTCTTCGGCATCGCGGCCTGCCTGCCCGACGGGGAGGTGATCGCCGTGGGCGACACCGATTACAAATTCGGCATCGAATCGGTATCGAAAGTCCCGACGGCCATCCTGGCGATGAACCAGTACAGCGCACAGGAGGTGCTGACGAAGATCGGCGCCGATGCGACGGGGCTGCCTTTCAATTCGATCATGGCGATCCTGCTCGAAAACGACCATCCCTCGACGCCGCTGGTGAATGCCGGGGCGATCAGCGCCTGCTCGATGGTGCAGCCCGTAGGCGACAGCGACGGCAAATGGAAGGCGATCACCGGATTCATCGAAGGGCTCGCAGGCTCGCAGGTCGAGGTGATCGACGAGTTGTACAAGTCGGAGACGGCGACCAACTTCAACAACAAGTCGATCGCATGGCTGCTGAAGAATTACAACCGCATCTACGACGACCCGGACATGGCGCTGGACATCTACACGCGCCAGTGTTCGATCGGCGTGACGGCCAAACAGCTCGCCACGATGGCGGCGACGATCGCCAACGGAGGCAAGAACCCCGTGACCAAACAACAGGTCTTCAAGCCCGAGCTGTCGCCCAAAATCGCCTCAATGATGGCGACCGTGGGTTTCTACGAGCACACGGGCGACTGGCTCTTCACGACGGGGCTCCCGGCCAAGACGGGCGTGGGCGGCGGCATCATGGGCGTCGTCCCGGGCGTGATGGGCGTAGCGGCCTTCGCCCCGCCGCTCGACGAGGCCGGCAACTCGGTCAAGGCACAGAAGGCGCTGGCCTACATCGCCGGGCACCTCAACCTCAATATTTTCGGCACCACGCGCTGCGTGATGGCCGAGAAGGAAGCGGCGCAGGCGTAG
- a CDS encoding helix-turn-helix domain-containing protein, whose translation MEQKKQRRDEELLQKIILRVKELRRLHDHQSQEELAEATGLGIAQLESGKNFPNLTTITIICKFYNITLDEFFAPLNYPPKEK comes from the coding sequence ATGGAACAAAAAAAACAACGCCGCGACGAAGAATTGCTTCAAAAAATCATTCTGCGGGTGAAGGAACTAAGGCGCTTGCACGACCACCAATCGCAGGAGGAGTTGGCCGAAGCGACCGGGTTGGGAATTGCACAACTCGAATCCGGCAAGAATTTCCCGAATCTGACGACTATAACAATTATTTGCAAGTTTTACAACATTACACTCGACGAATTTTTCGCACCGCTCAATTACCCGCCGAAAGAAAAATAA